A single window of Nicotiana sylvestris chromosome 3, ASM39365v2, whole genome shotgun sequence DNA harbors:
- the LOC138887732 gene encoding uncharacterized protein, with translation MASERDTLRGELALTQSLLQCAKEEAHKFKALHAESAAALSAAKSEADALIFSYREDAAAANTQAREISEEAELKLAHALAHARLKSRRQAFKKVHAKGFDLSAEIEEAKALEEESVASTTSDEGSATIPWMPNEVLDLVDWARKLATSLIMMSASGEICRRASRRLSTMAFNKLKPKLLRCEAKLNKALNGEKSLRLLCDKKTKELIHLRSELNRSHDYEGNLEKQFQRKAETLERLWGKANQVNSKCNELKAQIDAHVAAKRNALAKSSALEIQLRNAREGNLVQASRIAKLETDLLKMKVKVVDARAEAKEVRAKADKKVAIYLKDVAGAHTKFRGDLDREMRSNGYVRCRSWRETLEKIHGKGFDLSEEIEQDKANELDAKFLVSDAEDNEEEADEGAGPEGANGDIVPEGGKAKFPRVD, from the exons ATGGCCTCAGAAAGGGATACTCTCCGAGGGGAGCTGGCCTTAACCCAGAGTCTTCTTCAATGTGCTAAAGAGGAGGCTCACAAATTCAAGGCGCTTCATGCTGAGTCGGCTGCCGCTTTATCTGCGGCCAAGTCTGAAGCCGATGCACTCATATTCTCGTATCGAGAAGATGCTGCTGCAGCGAATACTCAAGCCAGGGAGATATCTGAAGAGGCCGAGCTTAAACTGGCTCATGCCCTTGCACATGCTCGATTAAAATCTCGAAGGCAGGCCTTTAAGAAAGTGCATGCCAAGGGTTTCGATCTCTCTGCCGAGATCGAAGAAGCGAAGGCCTTGGAAGAGGAGTCAGTAGCTTCGACTACTTCAGACGAGGGCTCTGCGA CGATCCCGTGGATGCCAAATGAGGTCCTCGATCTTGTGGACTGGGCTCGCAAACTGGCGACTTCTTTGATTATGATGAGCGCAAGTGGTGAGATTTGTCGAAGGGCAAGTAGGAGGCTAAGCACCATG GCCTTCAATAAGCTCAAGCCTAAGCTGCTTCGCTGTGAGGCTAAGTTGAATAAAGCCTTGAATGGGGAGAAATctctcaggcttctttgtgataagaAGACAAAAGAGCTGATACATCTCCGATCAGAGTTGAACCGAAGTCATGATTACGAAGGAAACCTCGAGAAACAG TTTCAGAGAAAGGCAGAGACACTGGAACGCCTTTGGGGTAAAGCCAACCAGGTTAATTCTAAATGCAATGAATTGAAGGCACAGATAGATGCTCATGTTGCAGCCAAAAGGAACGCTTTGGCTAAGTCCTCCGCCCTTGAGATACAACTTCGTAATGCCCGAGAAGGCAACTTGGTCCAGGCAAGCAGAATTGCCAAGCTTGAAACAgatcttttgaagatgaaggTCAAAGTTGTGGATGCTCGAGCTGAAGCCAAAGAGGTCCGAGCAAAGGCTGATAAGAAGGTGGCCATCTATTTGAAAGATGTTGCTGGAGCTCATACGAAGTTTAGGGGGGATTTAGATCGAGAGATGAGAAGCAATGGATATGTCCGATGCAGATCCTGGAGGGAAACTCTTGAGAAGATTCATGGTAAGGGTTTCGATCTCTCGGAGGAGATAGAGCAGGACAAGGCGAATGAGCTCGACGCCAAGTTCCTCGTTTCCGATGCTGAAGACAATGAGGAGGAGGCCGATGAGGGAGCCGGTCCCGAGGGAGCCAATGGAGACATAGTCCCCGAGGGGGGAAAGGCGAAGTTCCCGAGGGTAGActag